The genomic segment GTAGAACTTAGAATCCCGGGAATTTTACTCTTTGGAGTTCCCGATGCTAAAGATGAGATTGGCTCTGCAGCCTGGGCGGAAGATGGAATTGTCCAGCAGGCTTGCCAAAAGATTAAAGAAAAATATCCAAATTTATTAGTAATTACTGACGTATGTCTATGTCAATATACAGATCACGGACATTGCGGTAGATTAACTAAAGAAGGTGAGGTGGATAATGATTCCACATTAGAACTTCTTGCCAAAACTGCACTTTCTCACGTTCTGGCTGGTGCAGATATGGTAGCTCCTTCTGATATGATGGATGGACGAATTGCAGCTATTCGTAAAAAATTAGATAAAAACGGTTTCAGTCATATCCCGATTCTTTCCTATGCTGTAAAATATGCTTCTAACTTTTATGGACCTTTCCGGAATGCCGCTCATTCGGCACCTAAACAGGGAGACCGCCGTTCTTATCAGATGGATCCACCCAATATACAGGAAGCTTTACGGGAGGCGCGTCTGGATGTCAAAGAGGGAGCAGATATTTTGATGGTCAAGCCGGGACTGGCATATTTGGATGTAGTCAAAGCTCTTGCTGATAATTTCGACCTCCCTATTGCTTGCTACAATGTAAGCGGTGAATATGCAATGGTTAAAGCTGCGGCTGAAAAAGGATGGATTGATGAGAAAAACGTTATAATGGAGATGATGGTTAGTATGAAACGTGCCGGTGCAGATATTATCATTACCTATTTTGCAAAAGAGGTAGCAAAACTTTTGCAGTCATAGATTAAGCGTAGTGATAACACTACGCTTAATTTTTTATTTTTCCTTCTTTTTATGTTGCACACCTTACCATCCTGATACATATATTAATTAATAGAGTAAGGTTAAATATTTTTGTGGACAATCAAAACTGTGAGGTGATTAGAAATGCCTCGCAAAAGAAAATATAACAACAGTATGACTAATGAAATTCTTCATCGACTGGAGAATGGGGAGATTACCATTACTAAAGCATTTAATTTGCTAAATCAAACAACTGTTCTGGACTATACTACAAAAATATATGATAATAATGAAAATCCTAATCAGTTAGAAGAACTATTGGCCGAACTAGATGGGTTAATTGGATTAAAGAAAGTTAAAAAACTCATCCACGAATATAGGGCTTTTATTGAAATTCAGAAACGCCGCCAACATGTGGGATTAAAAACTGAACCTTTAGTTATGCACATGATCTTTAAAGGAAATCCTGGTACAGGTAAAACCACTGTGGCACGAATTTTGAGTAAAATATTGAAAGAATTAGGGGTTTTAGAAAAAGGCCATATGATTGAAGCTGAAAGGGCTGATTTAGTAGGTGAATATATAGGTCATACTGCTCAAAAAACCCGTAAAATGATTCAAAAGGCTCTTGGAGGAGTACTATTTATTGATGAAGCCTATTCCCTGGCCCGGGGAGGAGAACGGGATTTTGGTAAAGAAGCCATTGATACTATGGTTAAGGCTTTAGAAGATTATAAAAATTCGCTTGTTATCATCCTTGCCGGATATCCTAAAGAGATGGACGAATTTCTCATTACAAATCCAGGGCTCAAATCCCGATTTCCTCTACAACTAAATTTCGAAGATTATACTTTAAAAGAGTTGATTGCTATTGGAGAAAAATTAGCCCTTGATAGAGATTATAAATTTACACTTGAAGCTAAAACTTATCTTTATCAGCTACTCTTAACTTTACAGGCTAAAGGTGAACTGGAATCAGGAAATGCCCGTACTGTGCGTAATATTATCGAAAGAGCGATCCGAAGTCAGGCAGTAAGACTTCTTAATCAGGAAGAATACCGACGTGAAGAGCTGATGTATCTTAAGCGCGAGGATCTGGAAAAAGGGGTGGAAGAATGTCAAGATGTCTAGTTATTGGTATGCCTAACGTTGGTAAGACCTGTTTTACCTTAAATTTTGCTGAATATTTGGGTTTAAAGCAAATACGTATGACAATCAAACAACCTGCTGGTTATATGGCAACCTATACATATGAAATTGATGAAGCAAGAGAAGAATTAATTTCACCAGAACCCAACAGAACCCGTTCTCTTTATTCTGTGAACTTGGAACTGCCGTTAAGAAAAAGTAAGGGTAGTTTAACATTAATTGATAGTTGCGGTCTAGCTGATGGAATACATCCAGATTATGAAGTCAGGCGGGCAATGGCCCAGACAATCAGAAAAATCAGAGAAAGTGAGATTGTCCTACATCTCATAGATCTGTCTAAAATTATAGAAAACGAAGAAATGAAAATTCCTTTAATAGATCAGATGATAATGAACTATATAAGTTCATATCAGGCTTATGCAATTCTTGCCAATAAAATCGACCTCAAAGGAACAGAACGGGGAATTAAATTCCTTAAAAAAGAACTGGAAAAAGTACTGATCATTCCCATCTCTGCACTTTATCAGATGGGGTTTCGCGAGGTGAAAAGTTTTGTTTGGCGTAATCTTTAATCTTTTTATTAAGTGGATGGTTATTTTTTTAACAGGCATAGTAATTAAGCTGATGGATGATTATTTAGACCAGGAATTAGATAAAATAGAAGAGAAACAGACTTTAGCAATGATTCTTGATAAAGCTATATTACCATACACTTTACTTGCTATTGTTGTCTGTATGGCCTTAAGACCCGCTTTATCTGGCTCGCTTTTTCTAGCCAGTTATTTAGTTGGAATGGGGCATGATCTTAGACGGATTTTACCAATAGGCTGGAATGCTTTAGAGGAATCTATTATTTTTGGAGTTTTTGGAATCTTAATTTTTGGGATTCATGAGATGATTGGTTCTTTTACCGTTATTTTATCTGTACAATTATTTGACGATCTTCTCGATTACTATACAGATGCCAAATTTTCACGCCGTAATTTTGTGATTCGGTTTGGATTTTGGGAATCTAT from the Anoxybacter fermentans genome contains:
- the hemB gene encoding porphobilinogen synthase, whose amino-acid sequence is MYDLIQRPRRLRRTEGIRRLIRENYVHVDDLIYPIFITHGENIKSEISSLPGNYHWSVDRVLEEVAEIVELRIPGILLFGVPDAKDEIGSAAWAEDGIVQQACQKIKEKYPNLLVITDVCLCQYTDHGHCGRLTKEGEVDNDSTLELLAKTALSHVLAGADMVAPSDMMDGRIAAIRKKLDKNGFSHIPILSYAVKYASNFYGPFRNAAHSAPKQGDRRSYQMDPPNIQEALREARLDVKEGADILMVKPGLAYLDVVKALADNFDLPIACYNVSGEYAMVKAAAEKGWIDEKNVIMEMMVSMKRAGADIIITYFAKEVAKLLQS
- a CDS encoding AAA family ATPase, which translates into the protein MPRKRKYNNSMTNEILHRLENGEITITKAFNLLNQTTVLDYTTKIYDNNENPNQLEELLAELDGLIGLKKVKKLIHEYRAFIEIQKRRQHVGLKTEPLVMHMIFKGNPGTGKTTVARILSKILKELGVLEKGHMIEAERADLVGEYIGHTAQKTRKMIQKALGGVLFIDEAYSLARGGERDFGKEAIDTMVKALEDYKNSLVIILAGYPKEMDEFLITNPGLKSRFPLQLNFEDYTLKELIAIGEKLALDRDYKFTLEAKTYLYQLLLTLQAKGELESGNARTVRNIIERAIRSQAVRLLNQEEYRREELMYLKREDLEKGVEECQDV
- a CDS encoding GTPase; this translates as MSRCLVIGMPNVGKTCFTLNFAEYLGLKQIRMTIKQPAGYMATYTYEIDEAREELISPEPNRTRSLYSVNLELPLRKSKGSLTLIDSCGLADGIHPDYEVRRAMAQTIRKIRESEIVLHLIDLSKIIENEEMKIPLIDQMIMNYISSYQAYAILANKIDLKGTERGIKFLKKELEKVLIIPISALYQMGFREVKSFVWRNL